In Eucalyptus grandis isolate ANBG69807.140 chromosome 4, ASM1654582v1, whole genome shotgun sequence, the following proteins share a genomic window:
- the LOC120292672 gene encoding alpha-farnesene synthase-like encodes MGYTPSLEEYLSNAWTSSSGPLIMSHASFFVGHINLEDVADLLERNKDLIYNVSMIIRLCNDLGTSTAERDRGDAPSSVVCYMREANVPEDIARKHIKELINQEWKSINAYCFSNAETPFVRTFVDVTVNAARVAHMLYQFGDGFGVQDGDIRRQILSAVIHPLALN; translated from the exons ATGGGCTACACACCATCGCTGGAAGAGTACTTGAGCAATGCGTGGACATCATCTTCTGGACCACTGATCATGTCTCACGCTAGTTTCTTTGTGGGACATATAAATTTGGAGGATGTAGCAGATTTGCTGGAGAGAAACAAGGATCTGATTTATAATGTGTCCATGATAATTAGACTCTGCAACGACCTTGGAACGTCAACG GCCGAAAGAGACAGAGGAGATGCTCCATCGTCGGTGGTGTGTTACATGCGAGAAGCGAATGTTCCGGAAGACATCGCTAGGAAGCACATCAAGGAATTGATAAACCAGGAATGGAAAAGCATCAATGCTTATTGCTTCAGCAATGCCGAGACGCCCTTTGTCCGAACCTTCGTTGATGTCACCGTGAACGCGGCTCGCGTTGCGCATATGCTTTACCAGTTCGGAGATGGGTTTGGCGTCCAGGACGGTGATATTAGGCGGCAAATTTTATCTGCAGTGATCCACCCTCTCGCTCTTAACTGA
- the LOC120292516 gene encoding alpha-farnesene synthase-like has translation MDGRARGGSKANFIGSSRFTAKLELIDSMTKLGLSNLFENEMKEALETVASINNDVFTMEEHLYASALRFRLLRQHGHIISQNELRSFKEGSILFNRSNCEDVEAMIELLEASHLALEGENILHEAKAFSTGILRKRVSSLDGRLFKRAVHALELPMHWRVQWFDIKWQISLYEQREDKQSNLLELAKLNFNTVQATHQRDLREISRWWRDLGLMEHVDFTRDRLVESFLCALGLSQEPRLSSLRKSLTKVVILILVIDDVYDLYGSLEELECFTSAITRRDSEQIQHLPECMKVCFRALNDVIHEIAYDIGKDEDWH, from the exons ATGGATGGAAGGGCTCGTGGAGGAAGTAAAGCGAATTTTATCGGAAGTAGTCGATTCACTGCCAAGTTAGAGTTAATTGACAGCATGACCAAACTGGGGTTGTCcaacctttttgaaaatgaaatgaaagaagcTCTTGAAACAGTTGCATCCATCAACAATGATGTTTTCACCATGGAAGAACATCTCTATGCCAGTGCACTTCGGTTTAGACTCCTTAGACAACATGGCCATATCATTTCGCAAA ATGAATTAAGGAGCTTCAAAGAAGGAAGCATCTTATTCAATAGAAGCAATTGCGAAGATGTTGAAGCTATGATAGAGCTTCTTGAGGCTTCACATCTGGCTTTGGAAGGTGAAAACATTTTGCATGAAGCGAAAGCCTTCTCAACTGGGATTCTTCGCAAGAGAGTCTCCAGTTTGGACGGTCGGCTCTTTAAACGCGCGGTACACGCTTTGGAGCTTCCGATGCATTGGAGGGTCCAGTGGTTTGACATCAAATGGCAAATAAGCTTGTACGAGCAACGGGAGGACAAGCAAAGCAATCTGCTTGAGCTTGCCAAACTCAATTTCAACACGGTCCAAGCCACACACCAAAGAGATCTTAGAGAGATATCCAG GTGGTGGAGGGATCTGGGACTTATGGAGCACGTGGACTTCACGAGGGATCGGCTGGTCGAGAGTTTCTTGTGTGCCCTTGGACTCTCTCAGGAACCACGGCTCAGCTCGCTCCGTAAATCTCTCACCAAAGTCGTCATCTTGATACTGGTGATCGACGATGTCTACGACCTTTATGGTTCGTTGGAAGAGTTGGAATGCTTTACCAGCGCCATTACCAG GCGGGACTCGGAGCAGATTCAACACCTTCCCGAGTGCATGAAGGTGTGTTTCCGAGCACTTAACGATGTTATTCACGAGATCGCTTATGATATTGGAAAAGATGAAGATTGGCATTGA